Proteins from a single region of Murdochiella vaginalis:
- a CDS encoding PstA family ABC transporter permease — MKERMRSRISRAKKIDRLMTLLFTAIGGFFLVFILFLAGYIIVGGLMSYFPGVLSFSSKGIGNQLFNTIYLLFLSLLFSCFVGIPAGIYMAEYAGKGKATEFLRMSIESLSSLPSIVIGLFGYLAFVLSFGASWNLLAGSVTVSILSIPLITTSTEDAIRALPPSFVEGSMALGSTHWYAIVHTLLPAALPRIGSGIILAAGRVFGEATALMYTSGMSTRIDWANWDLTSPLNALNPFRTGETLALHIWVMRSEAVDPNSAKIASFSAAILVIVVLLFSLAARKIVSNMNKKQTGSEKK, encoded by the coding sequence ATGAAGGAGCGTATGCGCTCGCGTATTTCGCGCGCCAAGAAAATCGATCGCTTGATGACCTTGTTGTTTACGGCAATTGGCGGATTCTTCCTCGTATTCATCCTGTTTTTGGCGGGTTACATCATCGTCGGAGGCCTGATGAGCTATTTCCCGGGCGTGCTTTCGTTTTCGTCCAAGGGCATCGGCAACCAGCTGTTTAACACCATCTATCTTTTGTTCCTTTCGTTGCTGTTCAGCTGCTTCGTGGGCATTCCTGCGGGAATTTATATGGCGGAATACGCCGGAAAAGGCAAAGCCACCGAGTTTCTGCGCATGAGTATTGAATCGCTCTCGTCGTTACCGTCCATTGTTATCGGTTTGTTCGGCTATCTGGCTTTCGTGCTGAGCTTCGGCGCAAGTTGGAATTTGCTGGCCGGCTCCGTTACCGTATCCATCCTGAGCATTCCGCTCATTACCACGTCAACAGAGGATGCCATTCGCGCTCTTCCTCCCAGCTTTGTCGAGGGCAGTATGGCGCTTGGTTCCACGCATTGGTATGCCATCGTACACACGCTTTTACCGGCGGCTCTTCCACGCATCGGCTCAGGCATCATCCTGGCCGCCGGTCGTGTGTTCGGCGAGGCAACCGCTCTTATGTATACGTCCGGTATGTCGACACGCATCGACTGGGCGAACTGGGATTTGACCTCCCCCTTAAATGCACTCAACCCGTTCCGTACAGGGGAAACGCTCGCGCTGCACATCTGGGTTATGCGTTCCGAAGCGGTGGATCCGAACAGTGCAAAGATTGCCAGCTTCTCGGCTGCAATTTTAGTGATCGTCGTGCTGCTTTTCTCTCTTGCCGCGCGAAAAATTGTCAGCAACATGAACAAGAAACAAACGGGAAGCGAGAAGAAATAG
- a CDS encoding FAD:protein FMN transferase codes for MKTKKKLLALGLALSMLAGCGNGTVGDSHSREAQASSEAASSQAESGQGTLSKEELQKMPFLGEGTWITGRDGEKWYKNKGTFYDAFDTVIQLTGYTKDEETFKQAFALCQSEFQRLHKLFDNYHEYDGVTNLMTLNRTASKAPVKVEDELFSLLRFSKDNYNKTLGKVNIAMGKTLAIWHDLREAVTAETEHTTTGTGKTIALPTEAALKEANAHSNLDDLVLDEANKTVQIRDPELQLDAGAVAKGYATEIVAKKLKAAGLEHGIISAGGNIKTIGSPVDDRAQWKVGIMHPRPEHKDVLATVLVSGDTAMVTSGDYQRYFELDGVRYAHIIDPETLYPAKRYTSVSIRTADSGLADYLSTAFFIADEKEAQQILANYKDAGVDVIWVDQHMNVTATPEILPDIELAP; via the coding sequence ATGAAAACAAAGAAAAAATTGCTTGCCTTGGGTCTTGCCCTCAGCATGCTTGCCGGCTGCGGGAACGGAACCGTCGGCGACTCCCATAGTCGGGAAGCCCAAGCGTCCTCCGAGGCGGCCTCGTCTCAAGCGGAGAGCGGCCAAGGGACGCTGTCGAAAGAGGAACTGCAAAAGATGCCGTTTTTGGGCGAAGGAACGTGGATCACCGGTAGAGACGGCGAAAAATGGTATAAAAACAAAGGCACCTTTTATGATGCCTTTGATACGGTGATTCAGCTGACCGGCTACACCAAGGATGAAGAGACTTTTAAGCAGGCGTTTGCGCTCTGCCAAAGCGAATTTCAGCGTCTGCACAAGCTCTTTGACAATTATCACGAATATGACGGTGTGACCAATTTGATGACCCTGAATCGCACGGCTTCTAAAGCGCCGGTAAAGGTGGAAGATGAGCTGTTTTCTCTTCTTCGGTTCAGCAAGGATAATTACAACAAAACATTGGGCAAAGTCAATATCGCCATGGGCAAGACGCTCGCCATTTGGCATGATCTGCGCGAAGCGGTCACTGCTGAAACGGAGCATACCACTACCGGAACGGGAAAAACGATCGCCCTTCCCACAGAAGCGGCCTTGAAAGAAGCCAACGCGCATAGCAATCTCGACGATCTCGTGTTGGACGAAGCCAATAAGACCGTGCAAATTCGGGATCCTGAATTGCAGTTGGATGCAGGCGCGGTCGCAAAGGGCTATGCAACGGAAATCGTGGCGAAGAAGTTGAAGGCCGCAGGTTTGGAGCATGGGATCATCAGCGCCGGCGGAAACATTAAGACAATCGGAAGCCCCGTCGACGATCGCGCACAATGGAAAGTGGGCATTATGCATCCGCGGCCGGAACATAAGGATGTTTTGGCGACCGTTCTTGTGTCGGGCGATACGGCGATGGTGACCTCCGGAGATTATCAACGCTACTTCGAACTGGACGGTGTGCGCTACGCCCATATTATTGATCCGGAAACGCTCTATCCTGCGAAACGGTATACGTCCGTCAGCATCCGCACGGCGGATTCCGGCTTGGCGGACTATCTTTCCACGGCCTTTTTCATTGCCGATGAGAAAGAAGCACAGCAGATTTTGGCAAATTATAAGGATGCGGGCGTCGACGTGATCTGGGTGGATCAACACATGAACGTGACCGCCACACCGGAAATTTTGCCCGATATTGAACTGGCTCCGTAA
- the pstC gene encoding phosphate ABC transporter permease subunit PstC produces MTTKQQEQATAPAAPKKKRLRTPAGEKFRREILGRGFVTFMGLLIIIITISILAFLLVRGTASFTQFQHSVTDFLINAKWAPTDSFDKPGEGSIGAAVFIFGSILTCGLAILLATPFSLGAAIFMTEIAPKAGKRIFQPAVEIFVGIPSIVYGWVGLTVLVPWIRDTFKAPVGGYSVLAAVIVLTVMIFPTITTYITDTIRGVPDSYRQAAYGMGSTRWQVIKNVVIPASSTGIYTGIILGLARAFGEALAVSMVIGRTRLFPQSVLHPTANITGILASDMGNTIDGSEANMALWSLALLLMLISILFIVLIHLFSAKQKNKLDQEHKAMKATEKKEPLLEEEVVG; encoded by the coding sequence ATGACGACGAAACAACAAGAACAGGCGACGGCACCGGCGGCGCCGAAGAAAAAAAGGCTGCGCACGCCGGCAGGAGAAAAGTTCAGACGAGAAATTTTGGGGCGTGGATTCGTGACGTTTATGGGGCTTCTCATTATCATCATTACGATCTCCATCCTTGCATTTCTTCTGGTACGCGGGACAGCTTCCTTTACGCAGTTTCAACACAGCGTGACCGACTTTTTGATCAATGCGAAATGGGCTCCCACGGATTCGTTCGATAAGCCGGGAGAAGGCTCTATTGGCGCCGCGGTATTCATTTTCGGATCCATTCTCACGTGTGGATTGGCGATTTTGCTGGCCACTCCCTTTTCACTCGGCGCGGCGATTTTTATGACGGAAATTGCCCCCAAAGCAGGAAAAAGAATCTTTCAGCCGGCAGTGGAGATCTTTGTCGGCATTCCCTCCATCGTTTATGGCTGGGTGGGATTAACGGTGTTGGTGCCGTGGATCCGCGACACGTTTAAGGCGCCGGTGGGCGGCTATTCCGTCTTGGCCGCGGTTATTGTGTTAACGGTTATGATCTTTCCGACCATTACGACGTATATTACCGATACGATTCGCGGCGTGCCCGATAGCTATCGTCAAGCGGCTTACGGCATGGGTTCTACCCGCTGGCAAGTGATTAAGAACGTCGTCATTCCGGCATCGAGCACCGGAATCTATACGGGCATCATTTTGGGATTGGCGCGCGCCTTCGGAGAAGCGCTTGCGGTATCCATGGTCATCGGCCGCACGCGGCTGTTTCCGCAGAGTGTCCTGCACCCGACGGCCAACATAACGGGCATTCTGGCATCCGACATGGGCAATACCATTGACGGCAGTGAGGCGAACATGGCGTTATGGAGTCTGGCGCTGCTATTGATGCTCATCTCCATTTTATTCATCGTGCTCATCCATTTATTCTCCGCAAAACAGAAAAATAAGCTGGATCAAGAGCATAAAGCGATGAAAGCAACGGAGAAGAAAGAACCGTTGTTAGAAGAGGAGGTGGTCGGATGA
- the phoU gene encoding phosphate signaling complex protein PhoU, protein MRNNFENKLEELNTNLVEMGEMVNQSLFYALGALTSKNKDHIDYVLQQEEKINHFSSEIEQQALLLLLKEQPLARDFRFISAAIRMNTDLERIGDQAEDIAVLVQQMLSFGYQEANLGSLTKMSEITQTMVSDAVRAFVEGDSALAYQAAAMDDEVDALFMQVREEIIAEIRAETIEANLVIDLLMISKYLERSADHAQNIAEAVVYSITGTMEKFN, encoded by the coding sequence ATGCGCAACAATTTTGAAAACAAGCTGGAAGAGCTCAACACCAATCTGGTGGAAATGGGAGAGATGGTAAATCAATCGCTGTTTTATGCGTTGGGCGCACTGACCAGCAAAAACAAGGACCACATTGACTATGTGTTGCAACAGGAAGAAAAGATCAATCATTTTTCTTCGGAAATTGAACAGCAGGCCCTTTTGCTCCTACTCAAGGAACAGCCTTTGGCCCGAGACTTTCGATTCATATCTGCAGCGATTCGCATGAATACGGATCTGGAGCGCATCGGTGACCAGGCGGAAGACATTGCCGTGTTGGTTCAGCAGATGCTGTCGTTCGGATACCAAGAGGCGAATCTCGGAAGTCTCACGAAAATGTCAGAAATCACCCAAACAATGGTTTCCGATGCCGTGCGGGCTTTCGTCGAAGGAGACAGCGCCTTGGCCTATCAAGCTGCTGCGATGGACGATGAGGTAGATGCTCTCTTTATGCAGGTTCGTGAAGAGATAATTGCCGAAATTCGCGCCGAGACCATTGAGGCGAATTTGGTGATTGACCTGCTGATGATTTCCAAATATCTGGAACGAAGTGCCGATCATGCCCAAAATATCGCGGAAGCCGTGGTATACTCGATAACGGGGACAATGGAAAAATTTAACTGA
- a CDS encoding amino acid ABC transporter ATP-binding/permease protein: MKTDKAIQRRSSKAIMRHMVGLIRSLLPIMILAILFGVAGFLCAISLTVLATQALLRVLMEMHLVEEISGLLLPLSFSTLLGVMLVFAVLRGILHYLEQYCNHFIAFKTLALIRHKVFAALRRLCPAKLEGKERGNLISVLTNDIELLEVFYAHTISPIAICLVVCLFLLAFFWQYHWSVAMLALIAYLVVGAWIPLKNGKKGAEAGLSFRQKAGEMNSLVLESLRGLEDIIAFDKGEERTKRIIEESDALSRDAKKLADNAGTQRALTSLIILLATFANLLLTTWLYRHGQVGVGTIVITTVALIGSFGPTVALSNLSNNLTLTLASGERVLRLLEEEPEVEEVTGGYDADVPFEGMAAEEITFGYGSRLILEDFSLAIRPKQILGIHGPSGCGKSTLLKLLMRFWDVQNGRITLNEKDLRKVPSASLRKTQSYISQDTHLFKATIGENIALAKQNATSDEISEASKKASLHDFIMSLPKGYDTPLAELGEGLSGGQRQRLGLARAFLQDGDLILLDEPTSNLDALNEGLILKTLKEETTSKTLVLVSHRESTLRIADMRVQIKP, translated from the coding sequence ATGAAGACAGATAAAGCTATTCAGCGTCGCAGCAGCAAAGCGATCATGCGCCACATGGTCGGACTGATTCGTTCTCTTTTGCCCATCATGATTTTGGCCATTCTTTTTGGCGTAGCGGGTTTTCTCTGCGCGATATCCCTTACGGTTTTGGCGACACAAGCGCTTTTACGCGTCTTGATGGAAATGCATCTCGTGGAGGAAATATCGGGACTTCTTCTACCGCTGTCCTTTTCCACACTACTCGGCGTCATGCTTGTATTTGCAGTGTTACGTGGTATTTTGCACTATTTGGAGCAGTATTGCAATCATTTCATTGCCTTTAAAACTTTGGCGCTCATTCGCCACAAGGTTTTTGCCGCCTTGCGCCGTTTGTGTCCAGCAAAACTCGAAGGCAAAGAACGCGGTAACCTCATCTCTGTTTTGACCAACGATATCGAACTCTTGGAGGTGTTTTACGCCCATACGATTTCGCCCATTGCTATTTGCCTTGTCGTTTGCCTCTTTCTTTTGGCGTTTTTCTGGCAATACCATTGGTCTGTAGCCATGCTTGCCCTGATCGCTTATCTTGTCGTGGGGGCGTGGATTCCGCTAAAAAACGGCAAGAAAGGCGCCGAGGCGGGTCTTTCTTTCCGCCAAAAAGCTGGCGAGATGAATAGCTTGGTATTGGAATCCTTACGTGGGCTCGAAGATATTATCGCTTTTGATAAGGGGGAAGAACGCACAAAGCGAATCATTGAAGAATCGGATGCACTGTCGCGCGACGCTAAGAAACTGGCGGATAATGCCGGCACTCAGCGTGCCTTGACGTCTCTTATCATTCTTTTGGCGACTTTTGCGAACCTTCTTCTCACCACCTGGCTTTATCGCCATGGACAGGTTGGCGTCGGAACCATTGTAATTACTACAGTTGCTTTAATCGGCTCTTTCGGACCTACAGTAGCCTTATCGAACCTCTCCAATAATCTGACGCTAACACTGGCTTCCGGCGAGCGCGTGTTGCGGTTATTGGAAGAAGAACCGGAAGTGGAAGAAGTGACCGGCGGTTACGATGCAGACGTACCTTTTGAAGGCATGGCCGCGGAAGAGATCACCTTCGGCTACGGATCCCGTCTGATTCTGGAGGATTTTTCTCTGGCAATTCGTCCCAAGCAGATTTTGGGCATTCACGGACCGAGCGGATGCGGGAAATCGACATTGCTAAAGCTGTTGATGCGTTTCTGGGACGTACAAAATGGCCGTATCACTTTAAATGAAAAGGATCTAAGAAAGGTGCCCAGCGCATCGCTTCGAAAAACACAGAGTTACATCAGTCAGGATACACATCTCTTTAAAGCAACCATCGGTGAAAACATCGCTCTGGCAAAGCAAAACGCCACATCGGATGAGATTTCGGAAGCGTCAAAGAAGGCTTCTCTTCACGATTTCATCATGAGCCTGCCGAAAGGGTATGATACGCCTCTTGCCGAATTGGGAGAAGGACTCTCCGGCGGACAGCGGCAGCGCCTTGGCCTGGCGCGTGCCTTTTTGCAGGATGGGGATTTGATTCTTCTGGATGAACCGACTTCAAATCTGGATGCCTTAAATGAAGGATTGATTCTAAAAACACTCAAGGAAGAAACTACGTCAAAAACGCTGGTATTAGTTTCCCATCGAGAATCGACGTTGCGCATTGCCGATATGCGTGTGCAGATAAAACCGTAG
- the pstB gene encoding phosphate ABC transporter ATP-binding protein PstB — MDNTKQPLKFEVSHLDFYYGAFQALKGIDMDVKANQITAFIGPSGCGKSTFLKTINRMNDLIPETRVEGNLCMDGKDVYQEMDALELRKRVGMVFQQPNPFPKSVYDNVAYGPRINGIKDRKTLDEIVERSLKEAAIWDELKDRLHKSALGLSGGQQQRLCIARTLAVEPEVILMDEPTSALDPISTTKIEDLMFELKKEFTIIIVTHNMQQATRIADETGFFYLGELIEFGDTVQIFENPRYERTERYVTGHFG; from the coding sequence ATGGATAACACAAAACAGCCGCTCAAATTTGAAGTTTCCCATCTGGATTTTTACTACGGCGCATTCCAGGCGCTTAAGGGCATTGATATGGACGTGAAAGCCAATCAAATTACCGCGTTCATCGGTCCTTCCGGATGTGGAAAATCTACGTTTTTAAAGACCATCAACCGCATGAATGACCTTATTCCCGAAACGCGTGTGGAGGGAAACTTGTGCATGGATGGAAAAGATGTTTACCAGGAGATGGATGCGCTGGAACTGCGCAAGCGTGTCGGCATGGTGTTTCAACAGCCGAATCCTTTCCCGAAGAGCGTGTACGACAATGTGGCCTACGGTCCGCGCATCAACGGCATTAAGGACCGCAAGACGCTGGATGAAATTGTCGAGCGCAGCCTTAAAGAGGCGGCGATCTGGGATGAGTTGAAGGATCGTCTGCACAAAAGCGCGCTGGGCCTTTCCGGCGGACAGCAGCAGCGCCTTTGTATTGCCCGCACCCTTGCGGTGGAGCCGGAAGTCATTCTGATGGATGAGCCGACGTCCGCGTTAGATCCGATTTCGACGACGAAAATCGAAGACCTGATGTTTGAACTGAAAAAGGAATTCACGATTATTATCGTCACCCATAATATGCAGCAGGCGACCCGTATTGCCGATGAAACCGGCTTCTTCTATCTGGGAGAGCTCATCGAATTCGGAGATACCGTGCAAATATTTGAAAATCCGCGCTATGAACGCACGGAACGCTATGTTACCGGCCACTTCGGTTGA
- a CDS encoding response regulator transcription factor — protein sequence MKQVYIVEDDQNIRELISYALNNNGYKARGFADAKALYAALDSDGAPILFLLDIMLEGEDGYSILATIRNRVDTKEIPVIMVTAKTSEFEKVRGLDMGADDYVTKPFGVLELLSRVKAVLRRYGDSEERSVLVLHEIEMNPKKRETLVGGNPIELTYKEFELLYYLMNNLDVVLSRDRVMNAIWGYDYAGETRTVDVHIRALRQKLGDAGKYIKTVRNVGYKLSKEA from the coding sequence ATGAAACAGGTTTATATAGTGGAAGACGATCAGAATATTCGCGAGCTGATCAGCTATGCATTGAACAACAACGGCTATAAGGCGCGCGGTTTCGCAGACGCGAAGGCGCTTTATGCGGCGCTGGACAGTGATGGCGCACCCATCCTGTTTTTGCTGGACATCATGCTGGAGGGGGAAGACGGGTATTCGATCTTAGCCACGATTCGCAATCGTGTCGATACCAAAGAAATTCCCGTCATCATGGTTACGGCGAAGACGAGTGAATTTGAAAAAGTGCGAGGTCTCGACATGGGCGCGGATGATTATGTCACCAAGCCCTTCGGCGTGCTGGAGCTACTGAGCCGAGTGAAGGCGGTGTTGCGACGCTACGGCGACAGCGAGGAACGCTCTGTTTTGGTGCTCCATGAAATAGAGATGAATCCGAAGAAGCGGGAAACGCTCGTCGGAGGTAATCCGATCGAGTTGACGTACAAAGAATTTGAGCTGCTTTACTACCTGATGAACAATTTGGATGTCGTTCTCTCGCGTGACCGCGTCATGAATGCCATTTGGGGCTATGATTATGCGGGAGAAACGCGTACCGTCGATGTGCATATTCGCGCCTTGCGACAAAAATTGGGCGACGCTGGAAAGTACATTAAGACCGTGCGCAATGTCGGCTATAAACTGAGCAAAGAGGCCTAA
- a CDS encoding ABC transporter ATP-binding protein/permease, whose amino-acid sequence MIKKELLALVPQAKRYIALTILCQWIQLISQIAVVFSLSAFLQAWLFEQDPSVLAMCLPTFAVALVLRYFGQKGQSLFSYRASADVKKVLRKKLFQKLLRLGPTYTAQVSTAEVVQLSTEGVDQMESYFGGYLPQLFYALLAPITLFAVLAPRYFKASVVLLLCVPLIPLSIVAVQKIAKRILAKYWNSYTGMGDHFLENLEGMTTLKVYGADAEKAQEMDVEAEDFRIATMRVLTMQLNSISVMDLVAYGGAAIGMFFTCHAFLNHTINFSTALSVVLLASEFFLPLRLLGSFFHIAMNGMAAADKVMRILSLEEPKDGTEPFPEGPVDLSIQNLCFSYHENEPVLQNIRLTFPKKGLVAIVGESGCGKSTLANIIAGKYRNYAGNILFSGEEAKNIKAHSLHQAIVRVGMDSHLFKGTVKENLRMGNSKASEEDMRQALAAVKLQEEMQSSGGLDAVIAERGSNLSGGQKQRLVLARALLKPAKFYIFDEVTSNIDMESEAVIMEQIYALAKEKPVLLISHRLANVVSAEQIYLLIQGEVAQQGTHETLMQEKGLYRALYEKQESLEQFGWEDHDEDR is encoded by the coding sequence ATGATAAAAAAAGAATTACTGGCTTTGGTGCCGCAGGCGAAGAGATATATCGCACTGACGATACTCTGCCAGTGGATCCAGTTAATATCGCAGATTGCAGTGGTGTTTTCTCTGTCCGCTTTTTTGCAAGCATGGCTCTTCGAACAGGATCCGAGCGTTCTGGCTATGTGTCTGCCGACGTTTGCTGTCGCCCTTGTATTGCGCTATTTCGGACAAAAAGGCCAGAGCCTTTTTTCCTATCGCGCCAGTGCGGATGTAAAAAAAGTATTGCGTAAAAAGTTATTTCAAAAATTGCTGCGTCTGGGGCCCACCTATACGGCGCAGGTGTCCACGGCAGAAGTAGTGCAGCTTTCAACCGAAGGCGTGGATCAGATGGAAAGCTATTTCGGCGGGTATTTGCCGCAGCTTTTTTATGCTCTTTTGGCACCGATAACGCTCTTTGCCGTACTGGCACCGCGTTATTTTAAAGCGAGTGTTGTCCTCTTGCTCTGCGTGCCTCTCATTCCGCTCTCTATCGTTGCCGTGCAGAAAATCGCCAAACGTATTTTGGCAAAATATTGGAATTCTTATACCGGCATGGGAGATCACTTTCTGGAAAATCTGGAAGGTATGACCACCTTGAAAGTGTACGGCGCGGATGCCGAAAAAGCTCAGGAAATGGATGTCGAAGCGGAAGACTTTCGCATCGCAACAATGCGCGTCCTTACGATGCAGCTTAACTCCATCAGCGTGATGGATCTTGTTGCGTACGGAGGAGCGGCCATCGGTATGTTTTTTACCTGCCATGCGTTTTTGAATCATACCATTAATTTTTCCACTGCATTGAGCGTGGTACTGCTTGCCAGCGAATTTTTCCTGCCTTTGCGCTTATTGGGTTCCTTTTTTCATATTGCAATGAATGGGATGGCAGCCGCCGATAAGGTTATGCGTATCTTATCGCTCGAAGAGCCGAAAGACGGAACCGAACCATTTCCGGAGGGGCCGGTGGATCTCTCCATCCAGAATCTGTGCTTTTCCTATCATGAAAATGAGCCGGTGCTGCAAAACATTCGTTTGACTTTTCCGAAGAAGGGACTGGTTGCTATCGTCGGGGAGTCCGGCTGCGGAAAATCAACGTTGGCCAATATTATAGCCGGTAAGTATCGCAACTATGCGGGAAACATTCTGTTTTCCGGAGAAGAAGCTAAGAACATCAAAGCGCACAGCTTGCATCAGGCGATCGTCCGTGTCGGCATGGACAGTCATCTTTTTAAAGGCACGGTAAAAGAGAATTTGCGTATGGGAAATTCGAAGGCATCCGAAGAAGATATGCGACAGGCCCTTGCGGCGGTGAAACTGCAAGAGGAAATGCAATCTTCCGGCGGACTCGATGCGGTTATTGCCGAACGCGGCAGCAATCTGTCCGGAGGGCAAAAGCAGCGTCTGGTATTGGCGCGTGCGCTTCTGAAGCCTGCGAAATTCTACATTTTTGATGAAGTGACCAGTAATATTGACATGGAAAGCGAAGCCGTCATCATGGAACAAATTTATGCGTTAGCCAAGGAAAAACCGGTGCTGTTAATTTCCCATCGCTTAGCCAATGTAGTTTCAGCGGAACAAATTTATTTGCTGATTCAAGGAGAAGTCGCACAACAGGGAACGCATGAGACGTTGATGCAAGAGAAAGGGCTGTATCGCGCCCTCTATGAAAAGCAGGAGAGCTTGGAGCAATTCGGATGGGAGGATCATGATGAAGACAGATAA
- a CDS encoding phosphate ABC transporter substrate-binding protein translates to MKSTMKKVFGIVLALALVVTLAACGGNDKKNDSSAPASDSAATEKSEASSQASEAAKGGEVDPSLKGQISASGSSALKPLADKAAEAFMAKASGVAITVNAGGSGQGLKDVAAGTVTLGMSDVFAEDKLEADQAKGLVDHKVCIITMAPIVNEKNQVADLTQQQMIDIFSGKVTNWKDVGGADLPIMLITRPSSSGTRALFTKFALKGTEETMGSMETDNSGELLQSVKQNEGAIGYVALSYLVGDQGKGVKAVKLDGLEPNLENTYSGKYPVWGFEHVYTKGEATTPAKEFLDYFMGEEFGKNIEEMGYGVSSKLAPEAMTGHDTPSK, encoded by the coding sequence ATGAAATCGACCATGAAAAAAGTATTTGGCATCGTCTTGGCGCTGGCTTTAGTCGTCACGTTGGCGGCTTGCGGCGGCAATGACAAAAAGAATGACAGCTCGGCTCCTGCATCGGATAGCGCGGCAACGGAAAAATCAGAAGCATCTTCGCAAGCATCCGAAGCGGCCAAAGGTGGGGAAGTAGATCCCAGCTTAAAGGGACAGATCAGCGCGTCAGGCTCCTCGGCATTAAAGCCGTTGGCCGACAAAGCTGCGGAAGCCTTCATGGCGAAAGCGAGCGGCGTTGCCATTACCGTGAATGCCGGCGGTTCGGGCCAGGGTCTGAAAGACGTTGCAGCCGGCACCGTAACGCTGGGTATGTCCGACGTCTTTGCAGAGGACAAGCTGGAAGCCGATCAGGCGAAGGGCCTTGTGGATCATAAAGTTTGTATCATCACCATGGCTCCGATTGTCAACGAAAAGAACCAGGTAGCCGACTTGACACAACAGCAGATGATTGACATCTTCTCCGGCAAAGTCACGAACTGGAAAGATGTTGGCGGCGCTGACCTGCCCATCATGCTGATTACACGTCCGTCGTCGTCGGGTACCCGCGCCCTGTTTACGAAGTTCGCTCTCAAGGGCACCGAAGAGACCATGGGATCCATGGAAACAGATAACTCCGGTGAATTGCTCCAGAGTGTGAAACAAAACGAAGGCGCCATCGGCTATGTTGCTCTCTCCTACCTGGTAGGTGATCAGGGCAAAGGCGTGAAGGCGGTGAAACTGGACGGTTTGGAACCCAATCTTGAGAACACCTACAGCGGAAAATATCCGGTATGGGGCTTTGAACATGTCTACACGAAGGGCGAAGCCACAACCCCGGCGAAGGAATTCCTGGACTACTTCATGGGCGAAGAATTCGGAAAGAACATCGAAGAGATGGGCTACGGCGTATCTTCCAAGCTTGCTCCGGAAGCCATGACCGGCCATGATACTCCCTCAAAATAA
- a CDS encoding YbaN family protein: MKRFRLFWLLLGMITLVLGTIGIFLPLLPTVPFYLATVFCFARSSDRLHDWFLQTGLYASTVGTYKKRGGMTRGMKARVLLLVSVLFGMAIFFMRKHWIPCGIVAVIWLMHIYVFLFHIKTLKPSDLKREEK, from the coding sequence ATGAAACGATTTCGCCTTTTTTGGTTGCTTCTGGGAATGATAACGCTCGTTTTGGGCACCATTGGTATTTTCCTGCCGTTATTGCCCACCGTTCCGTTTTATTTGGCAACGGTCTTTTGCTTTGCACGAAGCTCGGATCGACTTCATGATTGGTTTTTGCAGACTGGTTTATATGCGAGTACCGTCGGTACGTATAAAAAGCGGGGTGGAATGACACGCGGCATGAAAGCTCGCGTTCTGCTATTGGTCAGTGTGTTGTTTGGGATGGCCATCTTTTTCATGAGAAAACACTGGATTCCTTGCGGTATCGTTGCTGTGATTTGGCTGATGCACATCTACGTTTTTCTGTTTCACATCAAAACATTGAAACCGTCAGACTTGAAAAGGGAGGAGAAATGA